Below is a genomic region from Desulfurella sp..
ATTATTGTCTACTTTTTATTTGGACCTGTTGCTTTAGGTGCACTATCAATAGGGTCAATTGTAACTGGTTTCTTTTTGGCAGTATCAATGACAAGTGGCGGTGGTGCATGGGATAATGCAAAAAAATATATAGAAGACGGACAATTTGGCGGAAAAGGAAGTGAGGCACATAAAGCAGCAGTAACAGGCGATACGGTTGGAGATCCTCTTAAAGACACTGCAGGGCCTGCTATAAACCCAATGATAAAAATTATAAATATAGTAGCAATACTTATAGTGTTGGTTTTTGCTTAAAAAGGTATAAAATTATGAAAGCAACAATTATAGTTAAACCTAAAAAAAGTGTGCTTGATCCTCAAGGAAATGCAATAAAAAAAGTTGCCGAAAATTATTTTGGGGTGATTTTTAGCGAGATTAGATCTGGGAAATATTTTGAAGTAGAGATTGAGCACGAAAATGCTAAAAACTTCATTGAACAGCTTGCATCTAAAATATTATCAAACGAAATTATTGAGGATTATGAGATTATTTATGAAAGTAGGAATAGTTAGGTTTTTAGGGACAAATTGTGATTATGATTGCGAATTTGCAGCAAACTACATGGGTGCACAAACAAAATTTGTATGGCACGAACAAACAAATCTTAAAGAATTTGATTGTATCATACTTCCTGGCGGTTTCTCTTATGGTGATTATTTAAGGGCAGGAGCGCTAGCAAAGTTTACTAAACTTGCCAGTGCACTAATTGAATTTGATAAATATGGAGGCTATATTTTGGGCATTTGCAATGGTTTTCAGATTTTATGTGAGCTGCATTTGTTAGATGGTGCCCTCATTACAAATGTTAATTTACGCTT
It encodes:
- the purS gene encoding phosphoribosylformylglycinamidine synthase subunit PurS — translated: MKATIIVKPKKSVLDPQGNAIKKVAENYFGVIFSEIRSGKYFEVEIEHENAKNFIEQLASKILSNEIIEDYEIIYESRNS